One Desulfovibrio sp. Fe33 DNA segment encodes these proteins:
- a CDS encoding SixA phosphatase family protein → MLIHLMQHGACLPKEVNLNQPLSPVGREQVEKSARSAAILGLRFQLVVASPKLRSFQTAEIMAKRTGYPASRIVVTDAVKAMAPASEALRFIKEYDGLDSIFIAGHLPSLALLASAILSPAKGVDVRVENGGLMQIALEPGQAAGTLNWAMTPTQLAVLAGC, encoded by the coding sequence ATGCTTATCCATCTCATGCAGCACGGAGCCTGCCTTCCCAAGGAAGTCAATTTGAATCAGCCCCTGAGTCCGGTGGGTCGGGAACAAGTGGAGAAATCCGCCAGGTCCGCGGCCATTCTCGGCCTGCGCTTCCAGCTCGTGGTGGCCAGCCCCAAGCTCCGCTCCTTCCAAACCGCCGAGATCATGGCCAAGCGAACGGGCTACCCGGCCTCGCGCATAGTGGTCACGGACGCGGTCAAAGCCATGGCCCCGGCTTCGGAAGCCTTACGATTCATCAAAGAATACGATGGGCTGGATTCCATTTTCATCGCCGGGCATCTGCCCTCGCTGGCCCTTCTGGCCTCGGCCATCCTGTCGCCGGCCAAAGGGGTGGACGTCCGAGTGGAAAACGGCGGGCTCATGCAGATCGCCCTTGAACCGGGCCAGGCAGCCGGGACCCTGAACTGGGCCATGACCCCGACGCAATTGGCCGTCCTGGCCGGGTGCTGA
- a CDS encoding twin-arginine translocase TatA/TatE family subunit, with product MIGGFGVWELLIILVIVLVIFGAKKLPEIGGGIGKAISNFKKATSEPDEIDVTPKSSTSEEEKKKDS from the coding sequence ATGATTGGCGGATTCGGCGTTTGGGAACTCTTGATTATCCTCGTTATTGTCCTGGTCATTTTCGGCGCGAAAAAGCTTCCGGAAATCGGCGGCGGCATCGGCAAAGCCATCAGCAACTTCAAAAAGGCCACCAGCGAGCCTGACGAAATCGACGTGACCCCCAAATCCTCCACCTCCGAAGAAGAGAAGAAGAAGGACAGCTAG
- the rsmD gene encoding 16S rRNA (guanine(966)-N(2))-methyltransferase RsmD, translated as MRIIGGQYKGRRILTCEGPGYRPATMKVRESVFSMLMARGVDFGHARVIDMFAGSGSLALECLSRGAPTAWFVEKSPKAAALIRRNLADLKVDKNHFRVVCKDLFSVLSARPDQPFDLIFIDPPYGYDLLVPALEKALENGWIAQGALVLAEVENSVEAPQEGPVGEMELLTDREYGQTRILIWRK; from the coding sequence ATGCGGATTATTGGTGGACAATACAAAGGGCGCAGGATTCTGACCTGCGAGGGACCGGGATACCGGCCCGCCACCATGAAGGTGCGGGAATCGGTTTTTTCCATGCTCATGGCCAGGGGCGTCGACTTCGGCCATGCGAGGGTTATCGACATGTTCGCAGGGTCCGGCTCGCTGGCTCTCGAATGCCTCAGCCGGGGCGCGCCCACGGCCTGGTTTGTCGAAAAGAGCCCCAAGGCCGCGGCCTTGATCCGCCGCAATCTGGCGGACCTCAAAGTCGATAAAAATCATTTCAGAGTGGTTTGCAAAGACCTATTCAGTGTACTGTCCGCAAGGCCGGATCAGCCCTTCGATCTGATTTTTATCGATCCGCCCTATGGCTATGATCTTCTTGTTCCGGCTCTTGAGAAAGCTTTGGAAAACGGCTGGATAGCGCAGGGAGCGTTGGTGCTGGCCGAAGTGGAAAATTCCGTGGAAGCCCCGCAGGAAGGCCCTGTCGGGGAAATGGAATTGTTAACCGACCGTGAATACGGTCAAACCAGGATTTTGATATGGCGAAAATGA
- the miaA gene encoding tRNA (adenosine(37)-N6)-dimethylallyltransferase MiaA yields the protein MSRKPPIVCLLGPTGTGKTAAAIAIAGRRPAAVINFDSRQVYRDFPIITAQPDEDERGACPHHLYGFLPTEEKMNAARFVELAVDTIEAVRGEGRLPILVGGTGLYLRSLLSGIAPIPNIPAEIRRQVLDRIAKEGPQALHAELTRSDPDYAAKIHPNDTQRNARAAEVHLATGRTMTWWHTESEHAPAPYDALKVGMRIALNDLEPHLAKRIDMMLDLGALDEAHAAFERCPDPDAPGWTGIGCAELLAFLRGRSTMVQAREHWVKNTRAYAKRQITWFNKEEGIHWFAPGNGEGVADLVESWLSERS from the coding sequence ATGAGCCGCAAGCCTCCCATAGTTTGTCTGCTCGGGCCTACCGGCACGGGCAAGACGGCGGCGGCTATCGCCATTGCAGGGCGTCGGCCCGCCGCCGTGATCAATTTTGATTCCCGCCAGGTATACCGGGACTTCCCGATCATCACTGCCCAGCCCGACGAGGATGAGCGCGGCGCTTGCCCGCATCATCTTTACGGCTTCCTGCCGACGGAAGAGAAAATGAACGCGGCGCGGTTCGTGGAGCTGGCCGTGGATACAATCGAGGCGGTGCGCGGGGAGGGCCGACTGCCCATTCTGGTGGGTGGCACCGGCCTCTATCTCCGTTCGCTTCTGTCCGGTATTGCGCCCATACCGAATATTCCCGCCGAGATTCGTCGGCAGGTTCTCGATCGTATCGCCAAGGAGGGGCCTCAGGCCCTGCACGCCGAGTTGACGCGTTCCGATCCGGATTACGCGGCCAAGATTCACCCCAACGACACCCAGCGCAACGCCCGTGCCGCCGAGGTCCACCTGGCCACGGGCCGGACCATGACCTGGTGGCACACCGAAAGCGAGCACGCCCCGGCGCCATACGACGCCCTCAAGGTGGGAATGCGCATCGCCCTGAACGACCTGGAGCCGCATCTGGCGAAACGTATCGACATGATGCTCGACCTGGGAGCCCTGGACGAGGCTCATGCGGCTTTCGAGCGTTGCCCTGACCCGGACGCGCCGGGCTGGACCGGCATCGGTTGCGCCGAGCTTCTCGCCTTCCTGCGGGGCCGGTCAACCATGGTTCAGGCACGCGAGCACTGGGTGAAGAACACCCGGGCGTATGCCAAGCGGCAGATCACCTGGTTCAACAAGGAAGAGGGCATCCACTGGTTTGCGCCCGGCAACGGCGAGGGCGTTGCCGATCTCGTGGAGTCATGGCTGTCCGAGCGGAGTTGA
- the pgsA gene encoding CDP-diacylglycerol--glycerol-3-phosphate 3-phosphatidyltransferase — MSRDAIWTVPNILTVVRILLTPLFVVAYVGENFNLAWMLFAVAGLTDAFDGFLARIWNQRTQLGAVLDPLADKALLVTSFICLAVKGWIPFWFAVLVVSRDLIIVGGLAVLAFLGVDVKNRIKPIWISKFNTAAQILFVVSVMIHRTFKLDYGFIINGLLAVTAISTILSGIAYVRRGFEIFSEEGTA; from the coding sequence GTGTCGCGTGACGCAATCTGGACGGTTCCCAATATTCTGACCGTCGTCCGCATACTGTTGACGCCGCTTTTCGTCGTGGCCTACGTGGGCGAGAATTTCAATCTCGCCTGGATGCTGTTCGCCGTGGCCGGTCTGACCGACGCCTTCGACGGCTTCCTGGCCCGCATATGGAATCAGCGCACGCAACTCGGGGCAGTGCTCGATCCCCTGGCCGACAAGGCGCTGCTGGTGACTTCCTTCATCTGTCTGGCGGTCAAGGGATGGATTCCCTTCTGGTTCGCCGTCCTGGTGGTCAGCCGCGATCTGATTATCGTCGGCGGCCTGGCCGTGCTCGCTTTCCTCGGCGTGGACGTGAAGAACCGAATCAAGCCCATCTGGATCAGCAAATTCAACACGGCCGCCCAAATCCTTTTCGTCGTGTCGGTCATGATCCATCGCACCTTCAAGCTGGATTACGGCTTCATCATCAATGGGCTGCTGGCCGTTACCGCCATTTCCACCATCCTCTCCGGCATTGCCTACGTCCGCCGCGGATTCGAAATTTTCTCGGAAGAAGGCACTGCTTAA
- the coaD gene encoding pantetheine-phosphate adenylyltransferase, which produces MAKMNPRLAVYPGTFDPLTMGHVSLTRRGLNVFDNIILAVAESTPKKTLLTVGERVALAKDVFRDEPRVIVESFDCLLIDYVESRGAGSIMRGLRAVSDFEYEFQMALMNRKLKGDIETVFMMTDFKWMYLSSTIVKEVAQYGGDIRGLVPGPVATALSVKYGVKPQDWGQNHYI; this is translated from the coding sequence ATGGCGAAAATGAACCCCAGGCTGGCCGTGTACCCCGGCACCTTCGATCCTTTGACCATGGGCCACGTGAGCCTGACCCGCCGGGGGCTGAATGTCTTCGACAACATCATTCTTGCGGTGGCCGAAAGCACGCCCAAGAAGACGCTGCTGACCGTGGGCGAACGGGTCGCCCTGGCCAAGGACGTGTTTCGCGACGAGCCGAGGGTTATAGTGGAATCCTTTGATTGCCTGCTCATCGATTACGTGGAGAGCAGGGGGGCCGGGTCCATCATGCGCGGGCTGCGTGCGGTTTCGGATTTCGAGTACGAGTTCCAGATGGCGCTCATGAACCGCAAGCTCAAGGGAGATATCGAGACCGTGTTCATGATGACCGACTTCAAGTGGATGTATCTGAGTTCCACCATCGTCAAGGAAGTGGCCCAGTACGGCGGGGACATTCGCGGCTTGGTGCCCGGCCCGGTGGCCACGGCCCTTTCCGTCAAATACGGCGTCAAACCCCAGGACTGGGGACAAAATCACTACATATGA